In the Equus caballus isolate H_3958 breed thoroughbred chromosome 26, TB-T2T, whole genome shotgun sequence genome, ACTTTTGAAATACCCTTGTAGTATTGTTCTGACCTCGTTTGGCCCAGGAGGCTCAGCAGCGAAAAAGGACACTCCCACCTTGGGGAATTCACTTCCACTCTAAGCAACCCAAAGAGAATGACAGCCACTCTGTGCTATCAAGATATCAACTGGCAAAAGCATCACCGAACCGTAAAGATAATTGGAGGCTTCGAGGTTAGGGTCATTAAGTTCTTATTTGAAACATAAATATCAAAATAGAATGAGTTTCTATTAAATTAGGAAAACAGAGTCTTTTATGAGTATCTGAGCACCTCAAAAACAGTGTCTAGAGAACTTACTAATCTGCCAATGctatttcaaaaagaataaacaaacacaaggaaATGATCCTGCGTCCTGGGGCCATCAGCACCTGGCCAGGGCATGTAAAGGGCCCAGAGCAGGAGGAAGACATTCACACCTGAGAACACTCAACTCTTCTCACCAGCCcaacccagcccagccccagacaCTACCATGACAGCCTCCTGCTGtggctctgccttctcctccctgAGTCTTGGGGGAGGCTGCTGCCAGCCCTGTTTCCGTGGCTACCCCTCCTGCTGCCGCCCCGTGTCCTGCCAGACCACCGTTTGCCGCCCCGTGACCTGCGATCCCCACTACACGCGCTCCATCTGCGAGCCCTACCGCCGCCCCCGCTGCTGTGACCCCTGCTCCCTGCAGGAGGGCTGCTGCCGCTCTATCAGCTGCTGCCCCACGTCCTGCATGGCCGTGGTCTGCCGGCCTTGCTGCTGGGCCTCCACCTGCTGCCAGCCCATCTCTGTGCAGTCCCCCTGCTGCCGCCCCCActcctggcagccagcccccTGCTGCACCGTCTGCAGGACCTCCCGCTGCTGAGCAGGGCATCATCGCTAAGGGTCCCCCAGTAGATGACCTAGTCCATACCGATGTCACTCAGCGATTCTGGGCAGAACAACATGCATTTTCTTGAGAAGCCCATTCCTCATCTCTTCAAACTAGCTCAAGTAGGCACTGAAGACACCTTTTCAGACAACTACTGATGAAGAATACCCCGTCCTCTCCAGACCCCAGTCTAACTCCTGTTATCATGTTGCCTGTTTTCTAATAAACTTAGTACTCCCagcataacaacaaaaaaaagaaaatgactataGAGGAGGCAGAATGTTCAGATTTCAAGTCTCATATGATGCTATAAGCCCTGCTAAGAAGTTTGAATTTTCTTCTACAGGCAAATAAGGATCCTTGGAAGAATTCTTAGGCAGGGAAGTTACATGATAGGGGGATCCAGTTAGGAAGCTAGTTGTTTCTGTTCCGTCAGTTGTGTTGAAAGGATTGCACACAGGCTATAGTGTATCTGGTAGTCTGAGCTCTAGAGAAGGAATCGTAGACCAGATGAGCCATTGTGACTAGTTAGCCCAGTTGTGGTCAACTTACCTAGTGGTCCTGAATTGAGAGGTTGCTCCCAACTTTGCATTCTACCTGTCTGGATTTTCTGCTTTTAGTAATGGCCAAGTAGCTCCTGTCAGACAAAGTGTATCACAGGTAATAACCataaactctggacaaaatatAAAACTCCTTTACTGAAGACACCAGAGAGAGACCAAAGGCAGGCAGAGACTGAGAGGAGGTGGATACTTGGCAGAAGGATCTAGCACTAATAAGTTTCTGCTTTTTACAGTTTTTTGCCAGACAGCAAGTCCCAGTCCGGGCCACAGTGGGCAATTAAAGCCTGGATAGGAAGCAATAGTCTTATAGGCTTGAGGAAGTAGAAGACACAAATTTGGGGAGACCAAACACGATAGGAGACATCCACAGAATTATATCAAAATTTTGTGTATAAACTCTGCCCAAATGTCTGAATGACTCTTGAACTGTGCAGGCACAGGGCAGACTCCAAGCAGTTCCGCTGAGGTTAAAGGAAGTGAACATAGATTTCAGCAGCTGCCCGCCACAAGGATGACAAAATTGGAATTCAATTCTAACCAAGTTAATTGCCTGCTTAATCCTAAAGAACCAATGCTCTTTAGAGGAATATAACAAAATCCAGAGTCCTTAAAAATACCATTCACCATGTCCGGGACTATTAGACACACAAGGCAAAATTAGGAAGAATACAAAGAAACGAGAAAGTATGacacaaacataaaagaaaacacttaatGGGATCTGACCCCCAAATGACCCAGCCATTGGAATCAGAAGAGAAGGTtgttaaagtaaatattttaaccatgatccaaaatataaagaaaatacacatgtaatac is a window encoding:
- the LOC106782625 gene encoding keratin-associated protein 2-1-like → MTASCCGSAFSSLSLGGGCCQPCFRGYPSCCRPVSCQTTVCRPVTCDPHYTRSICEPYRRPRCCDPCSLQEGCCRSISCCPTSCMAVVCRPCCWASTCCQPISVQSPCCRPHSWQPAPCCTVCRTSRC